In the genome of Streptomyces pactum, one region contains:
- a CDS encoding serine hydrolase domain-containing protein: MAALTEGDRPWCAGAVVTAGRGGRTLVEAAAGWAVRYARYDPETDRGVELPPAERVPARLGTVFDLASLTKLFTAVVAVRCVQDGALDLDGRVAAYAPEFHAAGAHRITVRQLLTHTSGLRPELPLYDCPDRAARWEAIRAEEPRRAPGTERRYSDLNLLVLQGVLEKITGHPLDRLVHDLVTGPLGMRDTCFRPPPALYPRIAATEDQRRPWAKVDRGMLRGRVHDENAHALGGVAGHAGLFATAGDLARLCRALLGGGAYRGVRILRPESVDLLLAAPGLGFEVDQPWFMGELAGRGAAGHTGFTGTALVIDRATDAYLVLLANTVHPRRRPGDSAPRAAAATALARLVRDG; encoded by the coding sequence GTGGCCGCGCTGACCGAGGGCGACCGGCCGTGGTGCGCGGGCGCGGTGGTCACCGCCGGGCGGGGCGGCCGGACCCTGGTCGAGGCGGCGGCCGGCTGGGCGGTGCGGTACGCCCGGTACGACCCGGAGACCGACCGGGGGGTGGAGCTGCCGCCCGCCGAACGGGTGCCCGCCCGCCTCGGCACCGTCTTCGACCTCGCCTCGCTGACCAAGCTGTTCACCGCCGTGGTCGCGGTGCGGTGCGTCCAGGACGGCGCCCTCGACCTCGACGGACGGGTGGCGGCGTACGCCCCGGAGTTCCACGCGGCCGGGGCCCACCGGATCACCGTCCGCCAGCTGCTCACCCACACCTCCGGCCTCCGGCCCGAGCTGCCGCTGTACGACTGCCCGGACCGCGCCGCGCGGTGGGAGGCGATCCGCGCCGAGGAGCCCCGCCGCGCGCCGGGCACCGAGCGCCGGTACTCGGACCTGAACCTGCTGGTCCTCCAGGGCGTGCTGGAGAAGATCACCGGCCACCCGCTGGACCGGCTCGTCCACGACCTGGTCACCGGCCCGCTGGGCATGCGGGACACCTGTTTCCGCCCGCCGCCCGCGCTGTACCCGCGCATCGCCGCGACCGAGGACCAGCGCCGCCCGTGGGCCAAGGTGGACCGCGGCATGCTCCGCGGCCGGGTGCACGACGAGAACGCGCACGCGCTGGGCGGCGTCGCCGGGCACGCCGGGCTGTTCGCCACCGCCGGCGACCTGGCCCGGCTGTGCCGGGCGCTGCTCGGCGGCGGCGCGTACCGGGGCGTGCGGATCCTCCGGCCGGAGTCGGTGGACCTGCTGCTGGCCGCGCCCGGGCTCGGCTTCGAGGTGGACCAGCCGTGGTTCATGGGGGAGCTGGCGGGGCGCGGCGCCGCCGGGCACACCGGCTTCACCGGGACCGCTCTGGTGATCGACCGGGCGACCGACGCGTACCTGGTGCTGCTGGCCAACACCGTCCATCCGCGGCGGCGGCCCGGCGACAGCGCCCCGCGCGCGGCCGCCGCCACGGCGCTGGCGCGGCTGGTACGCGACGGCTGA
- a CDS encoding multidrug effflux MFS transporter translates to MAESAHPASTDDGTSGAAGTTGPTGPAGTPGTTPAADTPGATTTATLTDSTATTTVTDPGPARSTATATGPARTTATVTDPDPTATGAGTTRTPSATDGPAAAGTGGTTGASGDAAPGIPPAGRVKGTAAQRRTGLLTTFVLGGLTALPPLSMDMYLPALPEVTDALHSRAATVQLTLTACIAGMAIGQLLVGPMSDRWGRRRPLLAGMVVYVLATIVCAFATTAELLVVFRTVQGLAGAAGIVIARAVVRDLYEGVEMIRFFSTLMLISGTAPIAAPLIGGQVLRITDWRGVFVVLAVVGVLLTVLVWRRLDETLPPERRHGGGLGDTLRTIRGLLAERVFTGYLLSGAFAFAALFAYVAGSSFVIQEIYGASPQTFSLLFGINSVGLVGMGQLNGKVLVGRVDPDKVIAVGLVTVTLAAGVLVVLASGLFGKAPLAAMAAGLFVLMSAMGLIFSNTNAQALQRAGHAAGSASALLGTSSFLVGAAASPLVGIAGERTAVPMTLVQLGCALAAVACFVGLCRPWRRTRTAR, encoded by the coding sequence ATGGCGGAATCCGCCCACCCCGCGTCCACCGACGACGGGACATCCGGAGCGGCCGGCACCACCGGTCCCACCGGACCGGCCGGCACCCCCGGCACCACCCCGGCCGCCGATACCCCCGGCGCCACCACCACGGCCACCCTCACCGACTCCACCGCCACCACCACCGTCACGGACCCGGGCCCCGCGCGGTCCACGGCCACCGCCACCGGCCCCGCGCGTACCACCGCCACCGTCACGGACCCGGACCCCACCGCCACCGGCGCCGGGACCACCCGCACCCCGTCCGCCACCGACGGTCCCGCCGCCGCGGGCACCGGGGGAACCACCGGTGCGTCGGGCGACGCCGCACCGGGGATCCCGCCCGCGGGGCGGGTCAAGGGGACCGCCGCCCAGCGCCGGACCGGCCTGCTCACCACCTTCGTGCTCGGCGGGCTCACCGCGCTGCCCCCGCTCTCCATGGACATGTACCTCCCGGCGCTGCCGGAGGTCACCGACGCCCTGCACAGCCGGGCCGCCACGGTCCAGCTCACCCTCACCGCCTGCATCGCCGGCATGGCCATCGGGCAGCTGCTGGTCGGCCCGATGAGCGACCGGTGGGGGCGCCGCCGGCCGCTGCTCGCCGGCATGGTGGTCTACGTCCTGGCCACGATCGTCTGCGCGTTCGCCACCACGGCCGAACTCCTCGTGGTCTTCCGTACGGTCCAGGGGCTGGCCGGCGCGGCGGGCATCGTGATCGCCCGTGCCGTGGTCCGGGACCTGTACGAGGGGGTGGAGATGATCCGGTTCTTCTCCACCCTGATGCTGATCTCCGGCACCGCGCCGATCGCCGCTCCGCTGATCGGCGGCCAGGTGCTGCGGATCACCGACTGGCGGGGCGTGTTCGTCGTCCTCGCCGTCGTCGGCGTCCTGCTGACCGTGCTGGTCTGGCGGCGCCTGGACGAGACGCTGCCGCCGGAGCGCCGGCACGGCGGCGGGCTCGGCGACACGCTGCGCACCATCCGCGGCCTGCTGGCCGAACGGGTCTTCACCGGCTACCTGCTCTCCGGCGCGTTCGCCTTCGCCGCGCTCTTCGCGTACGTCGCCGGCTCGTCGTTCGTGATCCAGGAGATCTACGGGGCCTCGCCGCAGACCTTCAGCCTGCTGTTCGGCATCAACTCCGTGGGTCTGGTCGGCATGGGGCAGCTCAACGGCAAGGTGCTGGTCGGCCGGGTCGATCCGGACAAGGTGATCGCGGTCGGCCTGGTGACCGTCACCCTCGCCGCCGGCGTGCTGGTGGTGCTGGCCTCGGGGCTCTTCGGCAAGGCCCCGCTGGCGGCGATGGCCGCCGGACTGTTCGTGCTGATGTCCGCGATGGGGCTGATCTTCTCCAACACCAACGCCCAGGCGCTCCAGCGCGCCGGGCACGCCGCCGGGTCCGCCTCCGCGCTGCTGGGCACCAGCTCCTTCCTGGTCGGTGCCGCGGCCTCGCCGCTGGTGGGCATCGCCGGGGAGCGGACCGCGGTGCCGATGACCCTGGTCCAGCTGGGGTGCGCGCTCGCCGCGGTCGCCTGCTTCGTGGGGCTGTGCCGTCCCTGGCGGCGGACCCGGACGGCCCGGTGA
- a CDS encoding alkaline phosphatase D family protein — MAHEADAHATHHEQLRSAAAGIGRRRFLTVTSAAAALAFTTNLPSAHAAEVAPASVKEDPFTLGVASGDPQPDSVLLWTRLAPRPYEPGNGMSATGAVPVRWEIARDDRFHRVARRGTVKAYAEFNHTVHVEAHGLDADRVYWYRFRVGRWTSPVGRTRTAPAHGIRVNDARFGLLSCQAYHDGYFTALGHLAEEDLDAVFHVGDYQYEYAVNAVGGARNYTDRTLPDVFNRETVTLEDYRLRYALYKSDPDLQAAHAAFPWFVTWDDHETENNYAGGIPEKDQDPQEFLIRRAAAYRAYWENMPLRMPQLPEGPDMKLYRRAHYGRLAQFDILDTRQYRSDQAYGDGWQYPGPDSEDPSRTMIGASQERWLLDGFRRSRATWNVLPQQVTFSRRKNTTADRSKLSMDSWDGYPASRERVLAGVEQAGLENFVVLTGDVHVAYAMDIKRNFDDPGSRTVGVEFVGTSVSSGKDGSDKPSNWATYMAANPHMKFYNGRRGYTTITLDGRQARADYKTVSHVTSPGGTLSTAASFVTEAGNPGLHQA; from the coding sequence ATGGCACACGAAGCCGACGCACACGCAACCCACCACGAGCAGCTCCGCTCCGCCGCGGCCGGAATCGGCCGGCGGCGGTTCCTCACCGTCACCTCGGCGGCAGCCGCGCTCGCCTTCACCACCAACCTGCCGTCCGCCCACGCCGCCGAGGTGGCACCGGCCTCGGTGAAGGAGGACCCGTTCACCCTGGGCGTGGCCTCCGGCGACCCGCAGCCGGACTCGGTGCTGCTGTGGACCCGCCTGGCACCCCGCCCGTACGAGCCCGGCAACGGCATGTCCGCCACCGGGGCCGTCCCGGTCCGCTGGGAGATCGCCCGCGACGACCGCTTCCACCGGGTGGCCCGCCGCGGCACCGTGAAGGCGTACGCCGAGTTCAACCACACCGTGCACGTCGAGGCGCACGGGCTGGACGCGGACCGGGTGTACTGGTACCGCTTCCGCGTCGGCCGGTGGACCAGCCCGGTGGGCCGCACCCGGACCGCGCCCGCCCACGGCATACGGGTCAACGACGCCCGGTTCGGCCTGCTGTCCTGCCAGGCGTACCACGACGGCTACTTCACCGCGCTGGGCCACCTCGCCGAGGAGGACCTGGACGCGGTCTTCCACGTGGGCGACTACCAGTACGAGTACGCGGTGAACGCGGTCGGCGGCGCCCGCAACTACACCGACCGCACGCTGCCCGACGTGTTCAACCGGGAGACCGTCACCCTGGAGGACTACCGGCTGCGGTACGCCCTGTACAAGTCCGACCCGGACCTCCAGGCCGCGCACGCCGCCTTCCCCTGGTTCGTCACCTGGGACGACCACGAGACGGAGAACAACTACGCGGGCGGCATCCCGGAGAAGGACCAGGACCCCCAGGAGTTCCTGATCCGCCGCGCCGCCGCCTACCGCGCCTACTGGGAGAACATGCCGCTGCGCATGCCGCAGCTCCCCGAGGGCCCGGACATGAAGCTCTACCGCCGCGCCCACTACGGGCGGCTGGCGCAGTTCGACATCCTCGACACCCGCCAGTACCGCTCGGACCAGGCGTACGGCGACGGCTGGCAGTACCCCGGCCCGGACTCCGAGGACCCCTCGCGCACCATGATCGGCGCCTCCCAGGAGCGCTGGCTGCTCGACGGGTTCCGCCGCTCCCGCGCCACCTGGAACGTGCTGCCGCAGCAGGTCACCTTCTCGCGCCGGAAGAACACCACGGCGGACCGCTCCAAGCTCTCCATGGACTCCTGGGACGGCTACCCGGCCTCCCGCGAGCGAGTCCTGGCGGGTGTGGAGCAGGCCGGTCTGGAGAACTTCGTGGTGCTCACCGGTGACGTGCACGTCGCCTACGCGATGGACATCAAGCGGAACTTCGACGACCCCGGCTCCCGCACGGTCGGCGTGGAGTTCGTCGGCACCTCCGTCAGCAGCGGCAAGGACGGTTCCGACAAGCCGTCCAACTGGGCCACGTACATGGCGGCCAACCCGCACATGAAGTTCTACAACGGCCGCCGCGGCTACACCACGATCACCCTCGACGGACGGCAGGCGCGGGCCGACTACAAGACGGTCTCGCACGTCACCTCGCCCGGCGGCACGCTGAGCACCGCGGCGTCCTTCGTCACCGAGGCCGGCAACCCCGGGCTGCACCAGGCCTGA
- a CDS encoding SDR family oxidoreductase — MGSKVALVTGAGSGIGRAVALELAEAGWSLVLAGRRADALAGTARLAGGSALTVRTDVTRPEEVDGLFAAVRDHFGRLDLLFNNAGTFGPAVPVEELAYEDWRTVVDTNLTGAFLCAQAAFRLMRAQRPQGGRIINNGSVSAHVPRPHSIAYTATKHAMTGLTKSLSLDGRRYSIACGQIDVGNAATEMTERMSAGILQADGQVRAEPVMDAADVARTVRHMASLPLEANVQFATVMATAMPYIGRG, encoded by the coding sequence GTGGGGTCCAAGGTGGCGCTGGTGACGGGCGCGGGCTCCGGGATCGGCCGGGCGGTGGCGCTCGAACTCGCCGAGGCCGGCTGGTCGCTGGTGCTCGCCGGCCGCCGCGCGGACGCGCTGGCCGGCACCGCGCGGCTGGCCGGTGGCAGTGCGCTGACGGTCCGGACGGACGTGACGCGGCCGGAGGAGGTGGACGGGCTCTTCGCCGCGGTACGGGACCACTTCGGCCGGCTGGACCTGCTGTTCAACAACGCGGGGACCTTCGGGCCCGCGGTGCCGGTGGAGGAGCTGGCGTACGAGGACTGGCGGACGGTGGTGGACACCAACCTCACCGGCGCCTTCCTCTGTGCTCAGGCCGCGTTCCGCCTGATGAGGGCGCAGCGGCCGCAGGGCGGGCGCATCATCAACAACGGCTCGGTCTCGGCCCACGTGCCCCGGCCGCACAGCATCGCCTACACCGCCACCAAGCACGCCATGACCGGCCTGACCAAGTCCCTCTCCCTGGACGGGCGCCGGTACTCCATCGCCTGCGGGCAGATCGACGTGGGGAACGCGGCGACCGAGATGACCGAGCGGATGAGCGCCGGGATCCTGCAGGCCGACGGACAGGTGCGGGCCGAGCCGGTGATGGACGCGGCGGACGTGGCCCGCACGGTCCGCCACATGGCCTCGCTCCCGCTGGAGGCGAACGTCCAGTTCGCCACGGTGATGGCGACGGCGATGCCGTACATCGGCCGCGGCTGA
- a CDS encoding PhzF family phenazine biosynthesis protein — MTITDDGPGAPEVLRYTAFSDDPEGGNPAGVVLDAAGLDDTARLAVAADVGYSETAFLTAPPEGLGEPGRAFTLRYFSPLAEVSFCGHATVATAVALAERTGPGVFTFATPAGTVPVEVRADGGALRATLTSVEPRVSEAAGPDVTEALAALGWSAADLDPALPPRIAYAGARHLVLAAGTRERLADLDYDFDRLADFMRGLDLTTVQLVWRESETVFHVRDPFPVGGVVEDPATGAAAAAFGAYARELGLVTAPVTLTLHQGHDLGRPALLEVGLRADDPRVTVTGTAVRIP, encoded by the coding sequence ATGACGATCACGGACGACGGGCCGGGCGCGCCCGAGGTGCTGCGGTACACGGCTTTCTCCGACGATCCCGAGGGCGGCAACCCCGCCGGGGTCGTCCTGGACGCGGCCGGGCTCGACGACACGGCGCGGCTGGCCGTGGCCGCCGACGTCGGTTACTCGGAGACCGCCTTCCTGACGGCGCCTCCCGAGGGGCTGGGCGAGCCGGGCCGGGCCTTCACCCTGCGGTACTTCAGCCCGCTCGCCGAGGTGTCGTTCTGCGGGCACGCCACCGTGGCCACCGCGGTCGCCCTCGCCGAGCGTACGGGCCCCGGCGTCTTCACCTTCGCCACCCCGGCGGGCACCGTGCCGGTGGAGGTGCGTGCGGACGGCGGTGCCCTGCGGGCGACGCTGACCAGCGTCGAGCCCCGGGTGTCCGAGGCCGCCGGGCCGGACGTCACCGAGGCGCTGGCGGCGCTGGGCTGGTCCGCCGCGGATCTCGACCCGGCCCTCCCGCCGCGGATCGCCTACGCCGGCGCCCGCCATCTGGTCCTGGCGGCCGGCACCCGGGAGCGACTGGCCGACCTCGACTACGACTTCGACCGGCTGGCGGACTTCATGCGGGGTCTGGACCTGACCACGGTCCAGCTGGTGTGGCGGGAGTCGGAGACCGTCTTCCACGTCCGCGACCCGTTCCCGGTCGGCGGGGTGGTGGAGGACCCGGCGACCGGCGCGGCGGCCGCCGCCTTCGGCGCGTACGCCCGTGAACTGGGCCTCGTCACCGCGCCGGTCACCCTCACCCTCCACCAGGGGCACGACCTGGGCCGGCCCGCGCTGCTGGAGGTCGGGCTGCGTGCGGACGACCCCCGGGTCACCGTCACCGGCACCGCCGTCCGCATCCCCTGA